One genomic segment of Mycolicibacterium gilvum includes these proteins:
- a CDS encoding alpha/beta hydrolase: MGRYAGAFGPHAPQATYVEHGYPERLFDTGEVQLNYVVAGDAAAPPLLLIPGQSESWWGYEAAIPLLARHFHVHAVDLRGQGRSTRTPGRYTLDNVGNDLVRFLDGVIGRPAFVSGLSSGGLASAWLSAFAKPGQVVAACWEDPPFFSSETAPIVGPPITDSIGPLFGMWARYLGDQWSVGDWDGFVAAVPTELADWQAHVALVVGTADPPQNLREYDPEWGKAFITGTFAASCPHHVMLSKVKVPVLYTHHFRMIDEGSGGLIGACSDIQAGRVTQLAKSGGRSVTYRSFPMMAHSMHGQDPALFSETLVEWFSRFTG, translated from the coding sequence ATGGGAAGGTACGCCGGCGCATTCGGACCGCACGCACCGCAGGCCACCTATGTCGAGCACGGTTACCCCGAGCGTCTGTTCGACACCGGTGAAGTCCAGCTGAATTACGTGGTCGCCGGGGACGCGGCCGCCCCGCCGCTGCTGCTGATACCCGGGCAGTCGGAATCGTGGTGGGGCTATGAGGCGGCGATTCCGCTGCTGGCCCGGCATTTCCACGTACACGCGGTGGACCTGCGCGGCCAGGGACGGTCGACGCGCACGCCGGGCCGCTACACACTCGACAACGTCGGCAACGATCTCGTCCGGTTCCTCGACGGAGTCATCGGCCGGCCGGCATTCGTCAGCGGGCTGTCGTCGGGCGGTCTGGCGAGTGCCTGGCTGTCAGCGTTCGCCAAGCCCGGACAGGTCGTCGCGGCGTGCTGGGAGGACCCGCCGTTCTTCAGCTCGGAGACTGCCCCGATCGTCGGGCCGCCGATCACCGACAGCATCGGCCCGCTGTTCGGGATGTGGGCGCGCTACCTCGGCGACCAGTGGAGCGTCGGGGACTGGGACGGCTTCGTCGCGGCCGTGCCGACGGAACTCGCGGACTGGCAGGCCCACGTCGCGCTGGTCGTCGGCACCGCGGACCCGCCGCAGAACCTCCGCGAATACGACCCCGAGTGGGGAAAGGCTTTCATCACAGGGACATTCGCCGCGAGCTGTCCGCATCACGTCATGCTGAGCAAGGTCAAGGTGCCGGTGCTCTACACCCACCACTTCCGGATGATCGACGAGGGTTCGGGAGGGCTCATCGGTGCGTGCTCGGACATCCAGGCCGGCCGTGTCACCCAGCTCGCCAAGAGCGGCGGACGGTCGGTCACCTACAGATCGTTCCCGATGATGGCCCACTCGATGCACGGTCAGGATCCGGCGTTGTTCTCCGAGACGCTCGTGGAGTGGTTCTCCCGGTTCACCGGCTGA
- a CDS encoding universal stress protein, which translates to MIVIGYTADPFGHAALDHGIAEARLRGANLLVINATAGESYVDARFAGESEVRDVEARLAECEVPYELVQPVGVDPADELLAAMDRADAEMLVVGIRHRNPVGKLLLGSVAQKLILECPKPVLAVKPTAD; encoded by the coding sequence ATGATCGTCATCGGATACACCGCGGACCCGTTCGGGCACGCCGCACTCGACCACGGCATCGCCGAGGCCCGGTTGCGTGGTGCGAACCTGCTTGTGATCAACGCGACGGCGGGGGAGTCCTACGTCGACGCCCGGTTCGCCGGCGAGTCCGAGGTCCGCGACGTCGAGGCCCGGCTGGCCGAGTGTGAGGTGCCGTACGAACTCGTCCAGCCGGTCGGGGTCGACCCCGCCGACGAGCTGCTCGCCGCGATGGACCGCGCCGACGCCGAGATGCTGGTGGTCGGCATCCGGCACCGCAACCCGGTGGGCAAACTGCTGCTCGGCAGCGTCGCGCAGAAGCTGATTCTCGAATGCCCGAAGCCGGTCCTGGCGGTCAAGCCCACCGCCGACTGA